In one Lolium rigidum isolate FL_2022 chromosome 3, APGP_CSIRO_Lrig_0.1, whole genome shotgun sequence genomic region, the following are encoded:
- the LOC124694856 gene encoding uncharacterized protein LOC124694856, with protein sequence MSHRSRSASRTSRDGPVIRSASSTDAELAALRTQQRADRDARSVGRRLQKHQVETSATLDAMQNRMETMAQLQSQMATMMQQMQGSINRLVPDEGMTTTVSPPIGNGRPFSTLPTRTNTNLSPIPEGSTPISTTHSANLPPFPPTLGQFAPNQLPLPPCTEGVRQNAGVLTNTAHGTSTRGASSSYIHVTQHTNPTTHPQYYQPHSPRQEQHDPTPQPTPYEQPYPRSYQPQHHTSSHELITTNNQNQPRRPTSNTNTPHMDATNQRQSNGHPPTLPYSNSTNYTPEPHIRTPHVELPCFNGDNPRAWILETEDIFRLVGITGEARVRWGIAHIRGQAKIWLTSLGIDLQQTSWADLCQVLIERFPDTVTIDPMEQLQQLKQRTTVDNYINAYESWMQIMKRGRAYLPTDFFIDRFISGLNENIKHLVQYQCPVSLLKAYWFARQFEKNHNSNALVLRRALPHAPVQTGPARNAVVRDNQHRIGPPRDNPNRNARPRVPRPCWYCPDNYVPGHRCPNMQRALNMLIMQGYPEEADEEVVQHLLLEAMPAVQNPVAETEVALAVNVEQPAEDDLHMMKISAAAYHGSTSDSTISLLIHINGVPAIALADTGSTNTFLDKQFAMDHNIAISPMPARRVKVAGGGILISDSIAYNHQFCIQGQVFSTDFRILELGGSDAVLGVNWFKLHNPVTFDFIERTLTIEAGGQLHTFQDHLVPAEDLMISAMECTQLLKEQATGYILYNMNEVEATLTELKKTTPPHEFQDILQAFADVFAEPTGLPPHRSADHAIPLQPGSKPPNIRPYRMSHTQKNTIETIITQMLKNKEIQPSDSPFSSPVILVKKKDKSWRLCVDFRGLNELTIKNKFPIPVIEDLLDELHGATVFSKLDLRSGYHQIRMKDEDAHKTAFSTHLGHYEYRVMPFGLSNAPATFQHLMNNIFAKHLRKFVLVFFDDILVYSSDKEQHKRHLTIVLNILRANHLKAKLTKCTFAQPQVEYLGHIISGQGVATDPSKIKDILEWKTPQTLKKLRGFLGLTGYYRRFIKGKADRSLSTANA encoded by the exons ATGTCGCACCGCTCCAGGTCGGCCTCACGCACCAGCCGCGACGGGCCAGTCATCCGCTCCGCCTCATCAACCGACGCGGAACTCGCCGCGTTGCGCACGCAGCAGCGGGCCGACCGCGACGCGCGCTCCGTCGGGCGCCGCCTACAGAAGCATCAGGTGGAGACGTCGGCAACCCTCGACGCGATGCAGAACCGGATGGAAACCATGGCGCAGCTCCAGTCGCAGATGGCGACCATGATGCAGCAGATGCAGGGCAGCATCAACCGCCTCGTCCCCGACGAAGGTATGACCACCACCGTCTCTCCCCCCATCGGCAATGGCCGCCCCTTTTCCACCCTTCCAACACGCACAAACACCAACCTTTCACCGATCCCTGAGGGTTCCACACCGATTTCCACCACCCACTCTGCAAatctcccaccttttcctccaaCCTTGGGCCAATTCGCACCGAATCAACTCCCACTTCCTCCATGCACCGAAGGTGTTCGTCAGAATGCCGGTGTCCTCACCAACACTGCCCATGGCACATCCACAAGGGGAGCATCATCCTCCTACATACATGTCACCCAACACACCAACCCCACGACCCACCCGCAATACTACCAGCCACACTCACCTCGCCAAGAGCAGCATGATCCAACACCACAGCCAACGCCATATGAACAGCCATACCCGAGATCATACCAGCCCCAGCACCACACCTCCTCACATGAGCTCATCACTACAAACAACCAAAACCAACCCCGACGACCAACTTCCAATACCAACACTCCACATATGGATGCTACCAACCAGAGACAATCCAATGGACACCCTCCCACTCTACCATACTCCAATAGCACCAACTACACGCCAGAACCACACATCCGCACGCCTCACGTCGAATTACCTTGTTTTAATGGTGATAATCCTAGAGCATGGATTTTGGAAACTGAAGATATTTTCAGGTTGGTTGGTATTACTGGTGAGGCACGTGTCCGATGGGGAATAGCACACATTAGAGGACAGGCCAAAATCTGGCTGACCAGCTTAGGCATAGACTTGCAACAAACCTCATGGGCTGATCTCTGTCAAGTCCTCATTGAAAGATTTCCGGACACAGTAACAATTGATCCTATGGAGCAGTTGCAGCAGCTGAAACAAAGAACAACAGTGGACAATTATATAAATGCCTATGAGTCCTGGATGCAAATCATGAAAAGAGGCCGTGCATACTTACCCACtgatttcttcattgatagattcaTTAGTGGGTTGAACGAGAACATCAAGCACTTGGTCCAGTATCAATGCCCTGTCTCCCTTCTCAAAGCTTACTGGTTTGCAAGACAGTTTGAGAAAAATCACAACTCCAATGCACTAGTCCTGCGAAGAGCATTACCACATGCACCAGTTCAAACAGGTCCGGCAAGAAACGCAGTTGTACGCGATAACCAGCATAGGATTGGTCCACCAAGAGACAATCCCAACCGCAATGCAAGACCTCGAGTGCCTCGGCCATGCTGGTACTGTCCTGATAACTATGTTCCAGGACATAGGtgcccaaacatgcaaagggcatTAAATATGCTGATTATGCAGGGGTACCCAGAGGAGGCAGATGAAGAGGTAGTGCAACACCTACTTCTAGAAGCCATGCCAGCTGTGCAAAATCCAGTGGCTGAAACGGAGGTAGCTTTGGCAGTAAATGTGGAGCAACCGGCTGAAGATGATTTACACATGATGAAAATCTCGGCAGCAGCTTACCATGGCTCAACTAGTGACTCCACAATTTCTCTCCTTATACACATCAATGGAGTACCAGCTATTGCCTTGGCTGATACGGGCAGTACAAATACCTTCTTGGACAAACAATTTGCAATGGACCACAACATCGCTATCAGTCCCATGCCAGCAAGAAGAGTAAAAGTGGCAGGTGGGGGTATACTGATTTCTGATTCCATTGCCTACAATCATCAATTCTGCATCCAAGGACAAGTCTTCTCCACCGACTTTCGAATCCTTGAATTAGGAGGATCTGATGCAGTGCTAGGTGTTAACTGGTTCAAGTTACACAACCCAGTTACCTTTGATTTCATAGAAAGAACATTGACAATAGAAGCCGGGGGACAGCTTCACACATTCCAGGATCATTTGGTTCCAGCAGAGGACCTTATGATTTCAGCAATGGAGTGCACACAGCTGCTCAAAGAACAAGCCACGGGCTACATCTTGTACAACATGAATGAGGTGGAGGCCACCTTAACGGAGCTCAAAAAAACAACACCACCACATGAGTTTCAAGACATACTGCAAGCCTTCGCTGATGTATTTGCTGAGCCTACTGGACTGCCTCCTCATAGAAGTGCAGATCATGCCATCCCTCTTCAACCTGGCTCCAAACCTCCAAACATCCGGCCCTACAGGATGTCTCACACCCAAAAGAACACTATTGAGACCATCATAACGCAAATGTTgaagaacaaagaaatccaaccTAGTGATAGTCCCTTCTCCTCCCCAGTGATTTtggtgaagaagaaagacaaaagcTGGCGACTGTGTGTTGATTTCAGAGGTCTGAACGAGCTGACAATCAAAAATAAATTTCCGATACCAGTAATAGAAGACTTATTGGATGAATTACATGGCGCAACTGTCTTCTCCAAGCTCGACCTCCGTTCGGGCTATCACCAAATCAGAATGAAGGATGAGGATGCGCACAAAACTGCATTCTCCACTCATTTGGGCCATTATGAATACCGGGTCATGCCTTTTGGGCTCAGCAATGCCCCAGCAACTTTTCAACACCTAATGAACAACATCTTCGCCAAGCATCTAAGGAAATTTGTACTAGTTTTCTTTGACGATATCTTGGTATACAGCAGTGACAAGGAACAACACAAGAGGCACCTAACCATTGTCCTGAACATACTCCGGGCAAATCACCTCAAAGCAAAGCTCACTAAATGTACCTTCGCACAGCCTCAAGTGGAGTACCTTGGCCACATAATATCAGGCCAAGGCGTTGCTACTGACCCATCCAAGATTAAGGATATCCTTGAATGGAAAACACCACAAACCTTGAAGAAACTTAGGGGATTCTTGGGTCTGACTGGCTATTATCGCCGGTTCATCAAAGG GAAGGCAGACCGATCGCTTTCTACAGCCAATGCTTAG
- the LOC124701622 gene encoding methyltransferase-like protein 2, whose protein sequence is MSVSDELRSLEVTGIYRLPGSRAAFLDPVRLLNESYRRFRLVPSSYYSRSFGPSNQGGDAQGERTAPSPERKKRKRKRQPKPRELNAVERIAEARHQEARALLISAHKSLLEAKDLLEFLPGMVKGDECMQDVQTSSENNFVELGSSWRAPLCEMTLCFQKPHGQGEAGPCLVQRRSSTLFDKIISIEENDEAEGEFQSRLYILPKGSCFLMTDFKHVRDLIPDNSNDGYNLIVIDPPWENGCVRQKEAYPTLPNRYLLYLPVQELADPAGALLVLWITNREKLRRFVEDELLPSWGVKDPTEFYWLKVKSDGSLIGDLDLFHHRPYECLLLGYINVNREAEPGSNFKFLQASQVIMSVPGAHSRKPPLQKILSEFIPGSKPPRCIELFARELGSEWTSWGNEPLHFQDSMYFTEK, encoded by the exons ATGAGCGTCTCCGATGAGCTCCGGTCGCTAGAGGTCACGGGAATCTACCGCCTCCCAGGCTCCCGCGCTGCCTTCTTGGACCCGGTGCGCCTGCTCAACGAATCCTACAGGCGCTTCCGCCTCGTCCCCTCTTCGTACTACTCCCGAAGCTTCGGCCCGTCGAATCAGGGAGGCGACGCGCAGGGCGAGCGGACGGCGCCGTCTCCGGAGCGGAAGAAGCGCAAGCGGAAGCGCCAGCCGAAGCCCCGGGAACTCAATGCCGTGGAGCGGATCGCGGAAGCGCGGCATCAG GAAGCAAGGGCTTTGCTAATTAGCGCGCATAAATCACTCCTTGAGGCGAAAGATCTACTGGAGTTTCTTCCAGGGATGGTCAAGGGAGATGAATGCATGCAAGATGTTCAAACTAGCTCTGAGAACAATTTTGTTGAGCTTGGGAGCTCATGGCGAGCACCTCTTTGTGAGATGACTCTTTGCTTTCAGAAGCCCCATGGTCAGGGCGAGGCAG GTCCCTGCCTTGTCCAAAGGAGGTCCAGTACGTTGTTTGATAAGATAATCAGTATTGAAGAAAATGATGAGGCGGAAGGAGAATTTCAGAGTAGGCTCTATATTTTACCAAAAGGCAGTTGCTTCCTGATG ACTGACTTCAAACATGTTCGTGATCTCATTCCTG ATAATTCTAATGATGGTTACAACCTTATAGTTATTGACCCACCTTGGGAGAATGGATGTGTTCGTCAGAAAGAAGC GTATCCTACACTTCCCAACAGATATTTGTTGTATCTTCCAGTTCAAGAACTTGCTGATCCAGCTGGAGCTCTTCTAGTTTTGTGGATTACAAATCGGGAGAAATTGCGAAGATTTGTTGAGGATGAATTGCTTCCATCTTGGGGAGTTAAAGATCCCACTGAGTTTTATTGGCTGAAG GTGAAGTCGGATGGTTCACTCATTGGTGATTTGGACTTGTTCCATCACAGGCCTTATGAGTGTCTTCTTCTTGGCTACATAAATGTT AATAGAGAAGCTGAACCAGGATCAAATTTTAAGTTTCTGCAAGCTAGCCAAGTAATTATGAGTGTCCCGGGTGCACACTCAAGGAAACCTCCCCTTCAGA AAATACTTTCCGAATTTATTCCTGGTTCTAAACCTCCAAGGTGCATTGAGCTTTTTGCAAGAGAGTTGGGTTCTGAATGGACCTCTTGGGGAAACGAGCCACTTCATTTTCAGGATTCCATGTACTTCACGGAGAAGTAA